One region of Vitis vinifera cultivar Pinot Noir 40024 chromosome 1, ASM3070453v1 genomic DNA includes:
- the LOC100854459 gene encoding uncharacterized protein LOC100854459 isoform X1: MDLEHGSGSSKHSRTHPESTVNEADPFAPAAIKLGSQFSTSSSSSISSSADLFQVDTNLVTPSKTKSDKDAQLELKDENDTGFPGPASPSQVSDLRQETSFHCMSPTQSPPVQSMERSGDDEPYRIPSSVFARSQSTTPLEWSVASNESLFSIHVGNSSFSREHIFMLGGDHTKSGELTKSGELIVFSSSPPARLGDNVSKSVDTGKDLEMTAIANEPIKDDVPIKDNVPVPPTSADQNVEKIARPEVPFNSSSVRRSDASATSSRSFAFPIKKKCAWPRCYCSNCSWAFCYLWNCSGHCCFSSPILTEEERNVSIKEQPEKQLSQKQLQPRATEATSSDAASSIWLSCACCPYKCC, from the exons ATGGACCTGGAACATGGGAGCGGAAGCAGCAAGCATTCAAGAACACATCCAGAGTCTACTGTCAATGAAGCTGATCCATTTGCCCCTGCTGCCATAAAGTTAGGGTCACAATTTTCtacatcttcatcttcatcaatctCTTCATCGGCAGATCTCTTCCAAGTGGATACGAATTTAGTGACTCCTAGCAAAACTAAAAGTGATAAGGATGCGCAACTAGAACTAAAAGATGAAAATGATACAGGGTTTCCTGGTCCTGCATCACCATCACAGGTTTCTGATCTCAGACAAGAGACTTCATTTCACTGCATGTCACCCACGCAATCCCCCCCAGTCCAATCGATGGAAAGGTCAGGAGATGATGAACCGTATAGGATTCCATCTTCTGTGTTTGCCAGAAGTCAATCAACAACTCCATTGGAATGGAGTGTTGCTTCCAACGAGTCACTGTTCAGCATCCATGTAGGGAACAGTAGTTTCTCCAGAGAGCATATTTTCATGTTGGGTGGAGATCATACCAAGTCTGGAGAACTAACCAAGTCTGGAGAGTTGATTGTGTTCAGCTCGTCTCCACCAGCTCGGTTAGGGGATAATGTCAGTAAGAGTGTAGATACTGGAAAGGACTTAGAAATGACTGCAATAGCAAATGAGCCCATCAAGGATGATGTACCCATCAAGGATAATGTGCCAGTGCCACCAACTTCAGCTGATCAAAATGTTGAAAAGATAGCTCGACCAGAGGTGCCTTTTAATTCTAGCAGCGTGCGCCGTTCTGATGCGAGTGCAACCAGCTCACGCTCTTTTGCATTTCCAAT AAAGAAGAAGTGTGCATGGCCAAGATGCTACTGTTCTAATTGTAGCTGGGCGTTCTGCTACCTTTGGAACTGTAGTGGACACTGTTGTTTTTCGTCCCCCAT TTTGACAGAAGAGGAAAGAAATGTTTCAATCAAGGAGCAACCTGAGAAACAGCTTTCACAGAAGCAACTGCAACCGAGAGCCACTGAAGCGACTTCAAGTGATGCTGCTAGCAGCATTTGGTTGAGTTGTGCTTGTTGTCCATACAAATGCTGTTGA
- the LOC100854554 gene encoding LRR receptor-like serine/threonine-protein kinase RPK2, translated as MRWDCGFCKTLAWLDLLFLFCVFFSVYGRVFSGEVVSEREILLEFKSSVSDPYGVLSSWSSENLDHCSWAGISCDSNSRVSSLKITGGGGKSGAFSCSKFSQFPFHGFGIRRDCFNGSGRLVGELSPVVSKLTELRIFSLPFHEFSGEIPNEIWGLEKLEVLDLEGNAFTGNLPGEFSGLRKLQVLNLGFNIIAGEIPFSLSNCVNLRILNLAGNEVNGRIPGFIGSFPKLQGLYLSHNGMIGTVPVEIGNNCWNLEHIDLSGNFLVGVIPQSLGNCRRLRTLLLFSNKFDDVIPRELGRLRKLEVLDLSRNSLSGPIPSELGDCVELSILVLTNLFDPLPTDRSLRGKLVSDTADDKNHFQGSIPMEITTLPKLRLLWAPRATLEGKFPSNWGTCSSLEMVSLAQNHFTGAITGVFASCKNLHFLDLSSNRLTGELDEKLPVPCMNVFDVSGNFISGPIPYFNHHDCLHMASWKLSFMERYNPSLGYLSFFTDKTRFETSLPFSDASLAVIHNFGQNQFTGQIPLQHISLQRLRKQTEYAFLAGGNRLFGSFPGNFFGQCNRLNGLLVNVSDNRISGVLETGTICRSLKFLDVSKNQISGSIPRGLGDLQSLIVLDLSGNKLQGQIPVELGQLKYLKYLSLAGNNLTGGIPSSFKHVRSLEVLELSSNSLSGEIPQGLVELRNLTVLLLNNNELSGPILSDLTQVKSLSAFNASFNDLSGRSQLDNNVMLGSPSHHSGHRHFLAEQSLDHSKSNGSSATPLQSSSEDDDDDDGLSSIEIASIISASAIFSVLVALLVLFFYTRKWIPKSRVQGSETREITVFTDIGVPLTFENIAWATGNFNASNCIGNGGFGATYKAEISPGALVAVKRLAVGRFTQGVQQFHAEVKTLGRIRHPNLVTLIGYHASKTEMFLIYNYLPGGNLENFIQERSATAVNWKILHKIALHIASALAYLHDQCSPRVLHRDVKPSNILLDNDFNAYLSDFGLSRLLGTSETHATTGVAGTFGYVAPEYAMTCRVSEKADVYSYGVVLLELISDKKALDPSFSSHANGFNIVSWACMLLRQGQAKDVFNERLWDSGPHDNLVDVLHLAVMCTVESFSIRPTMKRVVQRLKQLQPPSN; from the coding sequence ATGAGATGGGATTGTGGCTTTTGTAAAACCCTAGCTTGGTTGGATCTGTTGTTTCTCTTCTGCGTTTTTTTTTCGGTTTATGGAAGGGTGTTTTCGGGGGAAGTGGTTTCCGAGAGGGAGATTCTTCTCGAATTCAAGAGCTCAGTGTCTGATCCGTATGGGGTTCTGTCCAGCTGGAGCTCAGAGAACTTGGATCACTGTTCTTGGGCCGGCATCTCCTGCGACTCCAATTCTAGGGTTTCTTCGTTGAAAATCACTGGCGGCGGAGGTAAGTCTGGAGCTTTTTCTTGTTCAAAGTTTTCGCAGTTTCCGTTTCATGGTTTTGGAATCAGAAGGGATTGTTTTAATGGGAGTGGGAGGTTGGTCGGAGAACTGTCTCCGGTGGTCTCGAAACTCACTGAACTTAGGATTTTTTCGCTTCCTTTTCATGAATTTAGTGGTGAAATTCCTAATGAAATATGGGGTTTAGAAAAGTTAGAGGTACTTGATCTTGAGGGCAATGCATTTACCGGAAATTTGCCTGGCGAATTCTCTGGTTTGAGGAAATTGCAGGTGTTAAACCTTGGATTTAATATAATTGCTGGGGAGATTCCGTTTTCACTGTCAAATTGTGTTAATTTGCGGATTTTGAATTTAGCTGGGAATGAAGTGAACGGAAGAATTCCAGGGTTTATTGGTAGTTTTCCCAAGTTACAGGGGCTTTATTTGTCTCACAATGGGATGATTGGAACAGTTCCGGTTGAGATTGGAAATAATTGTTGGAATCTTGAGCATATTGATTTGTCAGGTAATTTCCTAGTTGGTGTTATTCCACAGAGCTTGGGGAATTGTAGACGGTTACGAACACTTTTGTTGTTCTCAAATAAGTTTGATGATGTCATTCCTCGTGAGCTCGGTCGTCTGCGGAAGCTTGAGGTTCTAGATTTGTCGAGAAACAGTCTTAGTGGTCCCATCCCTTCTGAGCTTGGAGATTGTGTTGAGCTGTCAATTCTTGTCCTTACGAATCTGTTTGATCCACTTCCAACTGATAGGAGTCTACGTGGAAAGCTGGTAAGTGATACCGCTGATGATAAAAATCATTTCCAAGGTTCCATTCCTATGGAAATTACAACCCTTCCAAAGCTAAGACTACTGTGGGCGCCTAGGGCAACACTTGAAGGCAAGTTTCCCAGCAATTGGGGCACTTGCAGCAGCTTGGAAATGGTAAGCTTGGCCCAAAACCATTTCACAGGGGCAATCACTGGAGTGTTTGCCAGCTGTAAGAACCTACATTTTCTGGATTTGAGTTCAAACAGGCTGACTGGCGAGCTTGATGAGAAACTTCCTGTTCCATGCATGAACGTCTTTGATGTTAGTGGGAACTTCATCTCAGGTCCCATCCCCTATTTTAATCACCATGACTGCCTCCACATGGCCTCATGGAAGTTAAGTTTCATGGAGCGGTACAACCCATCCTTGGGGTACTTATCATTTTTCACAGATAAGACTCGTTTTGAAACCTCTTTACCATTTTCTGATGCTAGTCTTGCTGTGATCCATAATTTTGGTCAGAATCAGTTCACTGGTCAGATACCATTGCAACATATTTCACTGCAAAGATTGAGGAAGCAGACTGAATATGCGTTTCTTGCTGGTGGGAATAGACTCTTTGGATCTTTTCCTGGAAACTTCTTTGGACAATGCAACAGATTGAATGGATTGCTCGTTAATGTCAGCGACAACCGGATATCTGGTGTGTTAGAGACTGGTACAATCTGCAGATCTCTTAAGTTTTTGGATGTCTCTAAGAACCAGATTTCTGGTTCAATACCTCGAGGTCTTGGAGATTTGCAATCTCTCATTGTTCTTGATTTGAGTGGGAACAAATTGCAAGGTCAGATTCCTGTGGAGCTTGGCCAGCTGAAGTATCTTAAGTATCTGTCTTTGGCTGGTAACAACCTTACTGGTGGCATCCCTTCTAGTTTCAAACATGTACGCTCTCTTGAGGTGTTAGAACTTTCTTCAAACTCTCTGTCTGGTGAGATTCCACAAGGTCTTGTAGAGTTGAGAAACCTAACTGTTCTTCTGCTCAACAACAATGAACTCTCGGGACCGATTCTCTCTGATTTGACTCAAGTGAAATCACTCTCTGCATTTAATGCATCCTTTAATGACTTGTCTGGACGATCACAGTTGGACAACAATGTGATGCTTGGAAGTCCTTCTCATCATTCTGGCCACAGGCATTTCCTAGCTGAGCAGTCTTTGGATCATTCAAAGAGCAATGGGAGTTCAGCCACTCCATTACAAAGTTCTtctgaagatgatgatgatgatgatgggcTCAGTTCTATTGAGATTGCATCCATAATTTCTGCATCTGCTATTTTTTCTGTTCTTGTGGCTTTGCTCGTTCTCTTCTTTTACACGAGAAAATGGATCCCCAAGTCCCGGGTTCAGGGTTCTGAGACAAGGGAAATTACAGTTTTCACTGATATTGGTGTTCCATTGACATTTGAGAATATAGCTTGGGCAACTGGGAATTTCAATGCCAGCAACTGCATTGGGAATGGAGGTTTTGGTGCCACTTATAAGGCTGAGATTTCACCAGGAGCCCTAGTGGCTGTGAAGAGACTGGCTGTTGGGAGGTTCACTCAAGGTGTTCAGCAGTTTCATGCAGAGGTTAAAACCCTTGGAAGGATTCGACACCCAAATCTCGTAACTTTAATAGGTTACCATGCTAGTAAAACAGAGATGTTCCTGATATACAATTATTTGCCTGGTGgtaatttggaaaattttatccAGGAAAGATCTGCAACAGCTGTTAATTGGAAGATTCTTCACAAGATTGCTTTGCATATAGCCAGTGCACTTGCATATCTGCATGACCAATGTAGTCCACGGGTCCTCCACCGTGATGTCAAGCCTAGTAATATCTTGTTGGATAATGACTTTAATGCTTATTTGTCAGACTTTGGATTATCTAGGCTATTGGGGACTTCTGAAACACATGCAACAACTGGTGTGGCAGGAACATTTGGGTATGTAGCTCCAGAATATGCTATGACTTGTCGTGTGTCCGAGAAGGCTGATGTTTACAGCTATGGTGTAGTGCTCCTTGAGCTGATTTCAGATAAGAAAGCATTGGAcccttcattttcttcacaTGCAAATGGCTTCAACATTGTTTCATGGGCATGCATGCTATTGCGGCAGGGTCAGGCGAAGGATGTTTTCAATGAAAGGCTATGGGATTCAGGTCCTCATGATAACCTGGTAGATGTACTTCATTTGGCTGTTATGTGCACTGTTGAGTCATTCTCCATCAGGCCAACCATGAAGCGGGTAGTGCAACGGTTGAAACAACTGCAGCCGCCCTCAAACTAG
- the LOC100854459 gene encoding uncharacterized protein LOC100854459 isoform X2, whose translation MDLEHGSGSSKHSRTHPESTVNEADPFAPAAIKLGSQFSTSSSSSISSSADLFQVDTNLVTPSKTKSDKDAQLELKDENDTGFPGPASPSQVSDLRQETSFHCMSPTQSPPVQSMERSGDDEPYRIPSSVFARSQSTTPLEWSVASNESLFSIHVGNSSFSREHIFMLGGDHTKSGELTKSGELIVFSSSPPARLGDNVSKSVDTGKDLEMTAIANEPIKDDVPIKDNVPVPPTSADQNVEKIARPEVPFNSSSVRRSDASATSSRSFAFPILTEEERNVSIKEQPEKQLSQKQLQPRATEATSSDAASSIWLSCACCPYKCC comes from the exons ATGGACCTGGAACATGGGAGCGGAAGCAGCAAGCATTCAAGAACACATCCAGAGTCTACTGTCAATGAAGCTGATCCATTTGCCCCTGCTGCCATAAAGTTAGGGTCACAATTTTCtacatcttcatcttcatcaatctCTTCATCGGCAGATCTCTTCCAAGTGGATACGAATTTAGTGACTCCTAGCAAAACTAAAAGTGATAAGGATGCGCAACTAGAACTAAAAGATGAAAATGATACAGGGTTTCCTGGTCCTGCATCACCATCACAGGTTTCTGATCTCAGACAAGAGACTTCATTTCACTGCATGTCACCCACGCAATCCCCCCCAGTCCAATCGATGGAAAGGTCAGGAGATGATGAACCGTATAGGATTCCATCTTCTGTGTTTGCCAGAAGTCAATCAACAACTCCATTGGAATGGAGTGTTGCTTCCAACGAGTCACTGTTCAGCATCCATGTAGGGAACAGTAGTTTCTCCAGAGAGCATATTTTCATGTTGGGTGGAGATCATACCAAGTCTGGAGAACTAACCAAGTCTGGAGAGTTGATTGTGTTCAGCTCGTCTCCACCAGCTCGGTTAGGGGATAATGTCAGTAAGAGTGTAGATACTGGAAAGGACTTAGAAATGACTGCAATAGCAAATGAGCCCATCAAGGATGATGTACCCATCAAGGATAATGTGCCAGTGCCACCAACTTCAGCTGATCAAAATGTTGAAAAGATAGCTCGACCAGAGGTGCCTTTTAATTCTAGCAGCGTGCGCCGTTCTGATGCGAGTGCAACCAGCTCACGCTCTTTTGCATTTCCAAT TTTGACAGAAGAGGAAAGAAATGTTTCAATCAAGGAGCAACCTGAGAAACAGCTTTCACAGAAGCAACTGCAACCGAGAGCCACTGAAGCGACTTCAAGTGATGCTGCTAGCAGCATTTGGTTGAGTTGTGCTTGTTGTCCATACAAATGCTGTTGA